One Gossypium raimondii isolate GPD5lz chromosome 3, ASM2569854v1, whole genome shotgun sequence genomic window carries:
- the LOC105796684 gene encoding uncharacterized protein LOC105796684 isoform X1 has protein sequence MGNEMGNNNTSGFQEENNTVDNKSVQEFDHADGLKGQNHVVQAILDTDSQTANKEEGEKTQEDAARTDYEQEQNHEVVVSEDVYVNGKDEKEEDTNMIPVDKEHSMIESGYEEEAKGQGHLVPAAEDKDTRNETESATLQHDGLASPCIKDGEHDEKEQDSSTILDVEEMPLKEAARTEEANAEACLVPAGGDESTCGTETGQVSGDRGGKEFPSVDKQKPDEKEEDITVNDETEEQSSQEAANTDETNAEACLVPAGGDESNRGTETGQVSGDRGGMEYPSVDKQTPDEKEEDITVNDETEEQSSQEAASTDVLDRQVQLLPVVEDKATHGNQIGFVTSDPEGTADLNGDNPKEHEKEEDTNMIQVDKENSMKEAGYADDAEGQDHLVPAAEDKNTRGNETESVSLEHDGLASPHIEDSEHEEKEQDTSTILEVEEIPLKEAAITDETNAEARLAPAGGDESTHGTETGLVFDDHDGTEYPCIDKQKHDEKEDITINDEAAERSSQEAANTDVLATVEDKATHGNEIGLDSTEPEETADLQSDNPEEHETEMNNTNAEPQEKPLAKDDIEEKNPTIRAAEGEDYNKTEAVLASGDPVVVGDTPDNKILEGQEQGKTELDPPAESTEVDAKPGEVVGGSETEPTSSTKNLEDQEMEKESNFEENLSGRNHDVENQNPMKKEDEEASNSLSGAASSLEPDEHELAEICTELLVLESNGPVKSEDMIIPSLTCQDQENGFILDDSVSTDPVETVSPDLSPEAGKGRDEFLVEEMAIKEVSRDEKLELKDGDDEAGNGLGTITTVMTDLPTGFGAKCNGELPSEMNSAKNDSIESQKILVEASETELEDEGMVLSQKGASVEEESENGNAKQSHCQVQSAQEATEKPNGQGSEEGSKDDDQSALSPQFMMNGRQKEKITCLLNADCDSNKDCQFLQAKILENGHMVDASINHQKQQKGSQQEVQLVTDSSDTFFMDQMNKEESEEKKIIEEKKDSNPIENGKQCISQSYDPIEQMQGSDMAEVKQEPLWDLSEYPKPIPLTMIDTTPKQCSKQCANGETPQVVAIANGDYNNQRESVGRFSLESNPDTINSQMRKSPSFDLDLRIHARAEDSDQTPLLYQDKTTIESFSTQAEEKANTENGENPSQYESMATEEKAVTLERSDSEKSRTPFLGFLKEDEEEADEHNMLMEKNPKKQGNQSATNKTTTKVSTSVTTKGKVKRKPITAFFGTCMCCATVTN, from the exons ATGGGAAATGAAATGGGGAACAACAACACTTCTGGGTTTCAAG AAGAAAATAACACAGTTGACAATAAATCTGTACAAGAATTTGATCACGCAGATGGTTTGAAAGGACAAAATCATGTAGTTCAAGCAATTTTAGATACTGATTCTCAAACAGCAAATAAAG AAGAAGGCGAGAAAACTCAGGAAGATGCTGCTCGAACAGATTACGAACAGGAACAAAATCATGAAGTTGTTGTATCTGAAGATGTATATGTAaatggaaaagatgaaaaag AAGAAGATACTAACATGATTCCAGTAGATAAGGAACATTCAATGATAGAATCTGGTTATGAAGAAGAGGCAAAAGGGCAAGGTCATTTAGTACCTGCAGCTGAGGATAAAGATACTCGAAATGAGACGGAATCTGCTACTCTTCAACATGATGGCCTAGCATCTCCTTGTATAAAGGACGGGGAGCATGATGAGAAAG AACAAGATAGTAGCACAATTCTTGATGTAGAGGAAATGCCCTTGAAAGAAGCTGCTAGGACAGAAGAAGCAAATGCAGAAGCTTGCCTAGTTCCTGCAGGTGGAGATGAAAGTACTTGTGGAACCGAGACAGGCCAGGTTTCCGGTGATCGTGGTGGAAAGGAATTTCCAAGTGTTGACAAGCAGAAACCTGATGAGAAAg AAGAAGATATTACTGTAAATGATGAAACTGAGGAACAATCCTCACAAGAAGCTGCTAATACAGATGAAACAAATGCAGAAGCTTGCCTAGTTCCGGCAGGTGGAGATGAAAGTAATCGTGGAACTGAGACAGGCCAGGTTTCTGGTGATCGTGGTGGAATGGAATATCCAAGTGTTGATAAGCAGACACCTGATGAGAAAG AAGAAGATATTACTGTAAATGATGAAACTGAGGAACAATCCTCACAAGAAGCTGCTAGCACAGATGTATTAGATAGACAAGTTCAACTACTTCCTGTAGTTGAAGATAAAGCTACTCATGGGAATCAAATAGGCTTTGTTACTAGTGATCCCGAGGGAACCGCAGATCTTAATGGTGACAATCCGAAAGAGCATGAGAAAG AAGAAGATACTAACATGATTCAAGTAGATAAGGAAAATTCCATGAAAGAAGCTGGTTATGCAGATGATGCAGAAGGACAAGATCATTTAGTTCCAGCAGCTGAGGATAAAAATACTCGGGGAAACGAGACGGAATCAGTTTCTCTTGAACATGATGGCCTAGCATCTCCCCATATTGAGGACTCGGAGCACGAAGAGAAAG AACAAGATACTAGCACAATTCTTGAAGTAGAGGAAATACCCCTGAAAGAAGCTGCTATTACAGATGAAACAAATGCAGAAGCTCGCCTAGCTCCTGCAGGTGGAGATGAGAGTACTCATGGAACTGAGACAGGGCTGGTTTTCGATGATCATGATGGAACGGAATATCCATGTATTGACAAGCAGAAACATGATGAGAAAG AAGATATTACCATAAATGATGAAGCTGCAGAACGATCCTCACAAGAAGCTGCTAACACAGATGTATTAGCTACAGTTGAAGATAAAGCTACTCATGGAAATGAAATAGGCTTGGATTCTACTGAACCCGAGGAAACCGCGGATCTTCAGAGTGACAATCCGGAAGAGCATGAGACAG AAATGAACAacacaaatgctgaacctcaaGAGAAACCTCTAGCAAAAGATgatattgaagaaaaaaatccaACAATTCGTGCAGCTGAAGGTGAAGATTATAATAAAACAGAGGCCGTATTGGCTTCTGGTGACCCTGTGGTAGTAGGAGATACTCCTGATAACAAGATATTGGAAGGGCAAG AACAAGGAAAAACTGAACTTGATCCTCCAGCTGAATCTACAGAAGTTGATGCAAAACCAGGTGAAGTAGTTGGAGGCAGTGAAACCGAACCAACTTCTTCAACTAAGAACCTGGAAGATCAAGAGATggaaaaagagtcaaatttcGAGGAGAATCTGTCTGGAAGAAATCATGATGTTGAGAACCAGAATCCCATGAAGAAAG AAGATGAGGAGGCAAGCAACTCACTATCTGGTGCAGCATCTTCACTCGAGCCTGATGAGCATGAGTTGGCTGAAATCTGCACTGAACTACTGGTACTAGAGAGTAATGGGCCAGTGAAGAGTGAGGATATGATCATACCATCTTTGACGTGCCAAGATCAGGAAAATGGTTTCATTTTAGATGATAGCGTATCAACGGATCCGGTCGAGACTGTTTCTCCTGATCTAAGTCCGGAGGCAGGAAAAGGAAGGGATGAGTTCTTGGTGGAAGAAATGGCAATTAAAGAAGTGAGCAGGGATGAGAAACTTGAACTTAAAGATGGGGATGATGAGGCTGGGAATGGATTAGGAACTATAACCACAGTAATGACAGATTTGCCAACAGGATTTGGAGCCAAATGCAATGGAGAGTTGCCAAGTGAGATGAACTCAGCTAAAAATGATTCCATTGAATCACAGAAAATCCTGGTTGAAGCTTCCGAAACCGAGCTCGAAGACGAAGGCATGGTTCTTAGCCAAAAAGGTGCATCGGTAGAGGAGGAATCTGAAAATGGAAATGCCAAGCAGTCCCATTGCCAGGTTCAATCTGCACAGGAGGCAACTGAAAAACCAAATGGCCAGGGGTCTGAAGAAGGATCAAAAGATGATGATCAAAGCGCCTTGTCACCTCAGTTTATGATGAATGGCCGTCAGaaagagaaaataacatgtctgCTCAATGCTGATTGTGATTCAAACAAGGACTGTCAATTTCTGCAGGCAAAGATTCTTGAGAATGGTCACATGGTTGATGCATCTATTAACCACCAGAAACAACAAAAGGGCTCACAACAAGAAGTTCAATTGGTCACTGATTCTTCAGACACCTTTTTCATGGATCAAATGAACAAAGAAGAAtcagaagagaaaaaaattatagaagaaaagaaagattcaaATCCCATTGAAAATGGAAAGCAGTGTATATCTCAATCATATGATCCTATAGAACAGATGCAGGGAAGTGACATGGCAGAAGTAAAGCAAGAACCTTTATGGGATCTTTCAGAATATCCAAAACCAATTCCATTAACAATGATtgacactacaccaaaacagtgTAGTAAACAATGTGCAAATGGTGAAACACCTCAAGTTGTTGCCATTGCCAATGGTGATTATAATAACCAAAGAGAAAGTGTGGGAAGGTTCAGCCTGGAATCCAATCCTGATACCATTAATTCTCAAATGAGAAAATCCCCAAGCTTTGATCTTGATCTCAGAATCCATGCAAGAGCTGAAGACTCAGATCAAACACCTTTGCTGTATCAAGATAAGACCACCATTGAGAGCTTCTCGACCCAAGCTGAGGAGAAAGCCAACACTGAAAACGGTGAAAACCCATCACAGTACGAATCAATGGCTACTGAGGAGAAAGCTGTAACATTAGAAAGAAGTGATTCGGAGAAGTCAAGAACCCCATTCCTGG
- the LOC105796684 gene encoding uncharacterized protein LOC105796684 isoform X4 has translation MGNEMGNNNTSGFQEENNTVDNKSVQEFDHADGLKGQNHVVQAILDTDSQTANKEEGEKTQEDAARTDYEQEQNHEVVVSEDVYVNGKDEKEEDTNMIPVDKEHSMIESGYEEEAKGQGHLVPAAEDKDTRNETESATLQHDGLASPCIKDGEHDEKEQDSSTILDVEEMPLKEAARTEEANAEACLVPAGGDESTCGTETGQVSGDRGGKEFPSVDKQKPDEKEEDITVNDETEEQSSQEAANTDETNAEACLVPAGGDESNRGTETGQVSGDRGGMEYPSVDKQTPDEKEEDITVNDETEEQSSQEAASTDVLDRQVQLLPVVEDKATHGNQIGFVTSDPEGTADLNGDNPKEHEKEEDTNMIQVDKENSMKEAGYADDAEGQDHLVPAAEDKNTRGNETESVSLEHDGLASPHIEDSEHEEKEQDTSTILEVEEIPLKEAAITDETNAEARLAPAGGDESTHGTETGLVFDDHDGTEYPCIDKQKHDEKEDITINDEAAERSSQEAANTDVLATVEDKATHGNEIGLDSTEPEETADLQSDNPEEHETEMNNTNAEPQEKPLAKDDIEEKNPTIRAAEGEDYNKTEAVLASGDPVVVGDTPDNKILEGQEQGKTELDPPAESTEVDAKPGEVVGGSETEPTSSTKNLEDQEMEKESNFEENLSGRNHDVENQNPMKKDEEASNSLSGAASSLEPDEHELAEICTELLVLESNGPVKSEDMIIPSLTCQDQENGFILDDSVSTDPVETVSPDLSPEAGKGRDEFLVEEMAIKEVSRDEKLELKDGDDEAGNGLGTITTVMTDLPTGFGAKCNGELPSEMNSAKNDSIESQKILVEASETELEDEGMVLSQKGASVEEESENGNAKQSHCQVQSAQEATEKPNGQGSEEGSKDDDQSALSPQFMMNGRQKEKITCLLNADCDSNKDCQFLQAKILENGHMVDASINHQKQQKGSQQEVQLVTDSSDTFFMDQMNKEESEEKKIIEEKKDSNPIENGKQCISQSYDPIEQMQGSDMAEVKQEPLWDLSEYPKPIPLTMIDTTPKQCSKQCANGETPQVVAIANGDYNNQRESVGRFSLESNPDTINSQMRKSPSFDLDLRIHARAEDSDQTPLLYQDKTTIESFSTQAEEKANTENGENPSQYESMATEEKAVTLERSDSEKSRTPFLGFLKEDEEEADEHNMLMEKNPKKQGNQSATNKTTTKVSTSVTTKGKVKRKPITAFFGTCMCCATVTN, from the exons ATGGGAAATGAAATGGGGAACAACAACACTTCTGGGTTTCAAG AAGAAAATAACACAGTTGACAATAAATCTGTACAAGAATTTGATCACGCAGATGGTTTGAAAGGACAAAATCATGTAGTTCAAGCAATTTTAGATACTGATTCTCAAACAGCAAATAAAG AAGAAGGCGAGAAAACTCAGGAAGATGCTGCTCGAACAGATTACGAACAGGAACAAAATCATGAAGTTGTTGTATCTGAAGATGTATATGTAaatggaaaagatgaaaaag AAGAAGATACTAACATGATTCCAGTAGATAAGGAACATTCAATGATAGAATCTGGTTATGAAGAAGAGGCAAAAGGGCAAGGTCATTTAGTACCTGCAGCTGAGGATAAAGATACTCGAAATGAGACGGAATCTGCTACTCTTCAACATGATGGCCTAGCATCTCCTTGTATAAAGGACGGGGAGCATGATGAGAAAG AACAAGATAGTAGCACAATTCTTGATGTAGAGGAAATGCCCTTGAAAGAAGCTGCTAGGACAGAAGAAGCAAATGCAGAAGCTTGCCTAGTTCCTGCAGGTGGAGATGAAAGTACTTGTGGAACCGAGACAGGCCAGGTTTCCGGTGATCGTGGTGGAAAGGAATTTCCAAGTGTTGACAAGCAGAAACCTGATGAGAAAg AAGAAGATATTACTGTAAATGATGAAACTGAGGAACAATCCTCACAAGAAGCTGCTAATACAGATGAAACAAATGCAGAAGCTTGCCTAGTTCCGGCAGGTGGAGATGAAAGTAATCGTGGAACTGAGACAGGCCAGGTTTCTGGTGATCGTGGTGGAATGGAATATCCAAGTGTTGATAAGCAGACACCTGATGAGAAAG AAGAAGATATTACTGTAAATGATGAAACTGAGGAACAATCCTCACAAGAAGCTGCTAGCACAGATGTATTAGATAGACAAGTTCAACTACTTCCTGTAGTTGAAGATAAAGCTACTCATGGGAATCAAATAGGCTTTGTTACTAGTGATCCCGAGGGAACCGCAGATCTTAATGGTGACAATCCGAAAGAGCATGAGAAAG AAGAAGATACTAACATGATTCAAGTAGATAAGGAAAATTCCATGAAAGAAGCTGGTTATGCAGATGATGCAGAAGGACAAGATCATTTAGTTCCAGCAGCTGAGGATAAAAATACTCGGGGAAACGAGACGGAATCAGTTTCTCTTGAACATGATGGCCTAGCATCTCCCCATATTGAGGACTCGGAGCACGAAGAGAAAG AACAAGATACTAGCACAATTCTTGAAGTAGAGGAAATACCCCTGAAAGAAGCTGCTATTACAGATGAAACAAATGCAGAAGCTCGCCTAGCTCCTGCAGGTGGAGATGAGAGTACTCATGGAACTGAGACAGGGCTGGTTTTCGATGATCATGATGGAACGGAATATCCATGTATTGACAAGCAGAAACATGATGAGAAAG AAGATATTACCATAAATGATGAAGCTGCAGAACGATCCTCACAAGAAGCTGCTAACACAGATGTATTAGCTACAGTTGAAGATAAAGCTACTCATGGAAATGAAATAGGCTTGGATTCTACTGAACCCGAGGAAACCGCGGATCTTCAGAGTGACAATCCGGAAGAGCATGAGACAG AAATGAACAacacaaatgctgaacctcaaGAGAAACCTCTAGCAAAAGATgatattgaagaaaaaaatccaACAATTCGTGCAGCTGAAGGTGAAGATTATAATAAAACAGAGGCCGTATTGGCTTCTGGTGACCCTGTGGTAGTAGGAGATACTCCTGATAACAAGATATTGGAAGGGCAAG AACAAGGAAAAACTGAACTTGATCCTCCAGCTGAATCTACAGAAGTTGATGCAAAACCAGGTGAAGTAGTTGGAGGCAGTGAAACCGAACCAACTTCTTCAACTAAGAACCTGGAAGATCAAGAGATggaaaaagagtcaaatttcGAGGAGAATCTGTCTGGAAGAAATCATGATGTTGAGAACCAGAATCCCATGAAGAAAG ATGAGGAGGCAAGCAACTCACTATCTGGTGCAGCATCTTCACTCGAGCCTGATGAGCATGAGTTGGCTGAAATCTGCACTGAACTACTGGTACTAGAGAGTAATGGGCCAGTGAAGAGTGAGGATATGATCATACCATCTTTGACGTGCCAAGATCAGGAAAATGGTTTCATTTTAGATGATAGCGTATCAACGGATCCGGTCGAGACTGTTTCTCCTGATCTAAGTCCGGAGGCAGGAAAAGGAAGGGATGAGTTCTTGGTGGAAGAAATGGCAATTAAAGAAGTGAGCAGGGATGAGAAACTTGAACTTAAAGATGGGGATGATGAGGCTGGGAATGGATTAGGAACTATAACCACAGTAATGACAGATTTGCCAACAGGATTTGGAGCCAAATGCAATGGAGAGTTGCCAAGTGAGATGAACTCAGCTAAAAATGATTCCATTGAATCACAGAAAATCCTGGTTGAAGCTTCCGAAACCGAGCTCGAAGACGAAGGCATGGTTCTTAGCCAAAAAGGTGCATCGGTAGAGGAGGAATCTGAAAATGGAAATGCCAAGCAGTCCCATTGCCAGGTTCAATCTGCACAGGAGGCAACTGAAAAACCAAATGGCCAGGGGTCTGAAGAAGGATCAAAAGATGATGATCAAAGCGCCTTGTCACCTCAGTTTATGATGAATGGCCGTCAGaaagagaaaataacatgtctgCTCAATGCTGATTGTGATTCAAACAAGGACTGTCAATTTCTGCAGGCAAAGATTCTTGAGAATGGTCACATGGTTGATGCATCTATTAACCACCAGAAACAACAAAAGGGCTCACAACAAGAAGTTCAATTGGTCACTGATTCTTCAGACACCTTTTTCATGGATCAAATGAACAAAGAAGAAtcagaagagaaaaaaattatagaagaaaagaaagattcaaATCCCATTGAAAATGGAAAGCAGTGTATATCTCAATCATATGATCCTATAGAACAGATGCAGGGAAGTGACATGGCAGAAGTAAAGCAAGAACCTTTATGGGATCTTTCAGAATATCCAAAACCAATTCCATTAACAATGATtgacactacaccaaaacagtgTAGTAAACAATGTGCAAATGGTGAAACACCTCAAGTTGTTGCCATTGCCAATGGTGATTATAATAACCAAAGAGAAAGTGTGGGAAGGTTCAGCCTGGAATCCAATCCTGATACCATTAATTCTCAAATGAGAAAATCCCCAAGCTTTGATCTTGATCTCAGAATCCATGCAAGAGCTGAAGACTCAGATCAAACACCTTTGCTGTATCAAGATAAGACCACCATTGAGAGCTTCTCGACCCAAGCTGAGGAGAAAGCCAACACTGAAAACGGTGAAAACCCATCACAGTACGAATCAATGGCTACTGAGGAGAAAGCTGTAACATTAGAAAGAAGTGATTCGGAGAAGTCAAGAACCCCATTCCTGG